In Populus alba chromosome 4, ASM523922v2, whole genome shotgun sequence, the genomic window AagctctttttttgttcttccaaattttgattaattattttttatttattggatttttaattaattttatgaaaatgtgAACCAGGTGTTAAACGCgggaaaaaataagattaagtCAATTGATGAAGTTCGGTCTCTGGTTAGCTTACGCGCCTTGATTTTGAATGGTGAGGATCAAAGAAtcgaatatcattttttttaatggtgggTGGAATTGTAAGTTTTTGGGTGTTTGCTGATTTTGCAGACAATGAGATTGTTTCGATTTGCAAACTTGATCAAATGAAGGAGTTGAACACTCTTGGTGAGCAATCGTTAGTTCCCGTGTTTTTTTGCTGCATTAGGGTTTCGTTATGTGTTTATGTGAGGGGTAAAAACCTGAAAATGAGATATCTTTGAAGAAGGGAAAAAGCGGGGTTGTAGTCATGATTCAAGCTAATTTGGTTTTGGATTGAGGATTAACGAGGGATTAGTATGCTTTCAAAGTTTGTGTAATGGAGGTTGGAATTTGACACAAATTTAGTGGTCATAATCATTTTAAGGATTAATGAGGGATTAGCATTTGATTTAGCAATCCAAGAAAAGGAAGCATGTGAAGTCTTACAGAAAATCCCTTGGACAGTAAAAGTATGTGGTCAATCAATTGCCGTACTCTTTTCTCCCCTAAGTTTTAGAATGTTTATAATGTTATGAGATTTCtgtttctataaaaataatgagatgaATTACGATTGTGAACAGTATTGTAACAGCGGGGCCAAATTCTTTAGTATCCTTATCATGTTCAaggatatgttaaaaaaaaaaaaaaaaaaaaaactgctgtCTTGAAGCTTACCATAGACATCTACAAAGTGGTTCAATATTTTCAGctgtttttctctttattccggaaaaaaaaaattccttttttatGAGTGATGTAggcttttttaatatatctttttgcAACATTTAATCCATTATTCTTTTATGTTGTGTAAATCTATAAATTTTCTTATGAAACATTTCCAGTGCCATGATGTGTAGTACTCTGGGACTGAAAAAGCTCTAGATTCATTCCATGAGGTGTACTCTAGGACTGAAAATAGCTCTAGGTTTCCTCAGGAGAGTAATAATTCTATTggttctccatttttttttctttttaatttaacccattttactGTTTGAGTGTAAGTTGCTTATAATACTCTGCTTTCCAAGTAGTGGATTTCTAATCAAACCCTCCAACCAAAGTACCCATCCTCATTTCTATTGATATGATATGTAGTTTGTGTATATTTTACCAAACAAATCACCAGAAAATTGAATCATAACCGAAAAAAAGTTTCTATCATATAATTATCAGAATTGAGTGATGTTCCTTGGCCTTATCCTGTAGTTTTGTCTAGAAATCCAATCCGTGAAATTGGTGAATCTCTGTTCAAGGTGAAATCTATGACAAAGGTAAGTAGTTCCTTGGACATTATGTCTTTTGTTCAATTTTGGTTAACTGCTGTCCAGTCTCATAAATAGATTCTTGTTTGCAGCTTTCACTCTCGAATTGTCATCTTCAGACCATTGGCTCATCACTGAAATCCTGCATTGAGCTGAAAGAGCTCCGACTTGCTCATAATGATATCAAGGTATGTGCTCTgtatttccatttttatttctgTCCTGCAATACTGAGGatactttttatcatttttatatgaaGTTTGATTATTACTATTAAATTGCTAATTATTCTCTCAATGGTTTAGACTCTTCCAGCTGAATTGGCTTATAATAAGAAGCTCCAGAATTTGGACTTGGGGAATAATTTGATCACAAGATGGTCAGATGTAAAGGTAATGGATGTAGAGGAAGATTTTGCTTTTACATTTGTCCCCAAATGTCTAATACTTTTGACCAAATAAttgctaaaatataaaatcacagGTGCTGAGCTCTCTAGTTGATCTGAAAAACCTTAATCTACTGGGAAACCCAATTGCTGAGAATGCCAAAATAACCAAGAAGGTGATCTGCTTTTCCACTTTTCCATTGTTGATGTGTTTCCTGCTCTGCTCTTCTCTGCTCACATGATTATGATTATTGCTGCAGGTCCAGAAATTTTTGCCAAACTTGCATATATTCAATGCTAGACCTGTAGATAAAAGTGCCAGGAACGAAATCAGTGGTAGAGCTGATGATTCTTCACTTATCCCTACCAATGAGCTTGACTATcattcagaaaagaaaaaagaccatACAAGGGATGTGAATTCCTCCAAGCATGTGACGGATCAAAGAAGTGATCACTTTGATAATGCTAGTGATGATGGGGAGAAGGATTTGAggcaaaaaaggaagaaaacaaagggTAAAGTCTCAAAGATGGAAGAAGCTTCAACTGATGAACAGGATGATGCTgtgattgaaaagaaattaaagaggaaaaaaccaCATGAGGAGCTATTGAAAAACAATGATGATAGAACTAAAGTTGAAAAGAAACTGAAGAGTAAAAAGTCAAGGAAAGAACTAAGTGAACTCGATATTATCGACAACAGGGAAGTATCATTTGCAGACCTTTTCTCGGTTGATACTGTAGAAAATCTGAAACATAACAGTGAAAGTAAAACAGTTGACAAAAGTGGTATAAATGCTCTGGGTGGCTTGCTTACTGTCtctgcaaagaaaaagaaaactaaaaaccaGGGTTTGGTTTCTACAGTCCCATTGTCCCCTGCAGTTGAAGTTGGAATGGGTGGACCTTCAACATGGGGTGATGAGTAGGTATTGGGAATGCTTTGGGCTTCTAAGAGTTCGTCCTTTAGTTCAGGTACTCTTCTGACATCATCCCAACGTCTCCTGCTTCTACACCCAGTTCCTTTCCAATTGAGATGGTGAGTTTCTAGGCACTGTTTTATCTCCACATTGGTGGTTTGGTAATATGATGATTTAGGGGCATAAGCCTTGCATTCTTTTGGTGAAGAATTTTTCTCACACCATCAAAaacttttttgaaattaatcagCTATATCACGAGCTACGATTGGATTTTGGACAATTTGTATGATTAGTGGTGATTTTTGACGATTTGAGTCCTTttatgtgtgtgttggtgagcaTGTGCCGACCTGTGTTCTGCTTCATGCTAGACATTCTACATATTCCTGGATTTTTAACTTATTAGAGGCATGACCAAATCTCCCCCCGGGTTCTGTCAGACCTCATGCTATTTCTTTCTAGTTCAGCTCGTACCACACGATCAACTGCCTGCAGTAAAAGCTCTGCGTGCAGAAACGTGGATTATTTATGATAGAGCATTGTATGCGAGATCAAAACGTGGCTGAGAAGGATACTTTAGTAACTGTTGAAGTTTAccaatgtatttttaaacattatACATGTAGTCATAAAATTGTAGGTTCCAGTCTTTTGGGGGCATTTGATACTTTTGACCTTTCAGTTTTGGCAGCTACTGCCTGCTTGAATGATGTTGGTCTTGTTATGCTGTTATATTATAATGTTTCTCAATCTTAGGTCAAAGGTTGCGACTATTGATATGGTTTGCATCTGCCCCGGAAGCTAGCCATCAATCTCGGAAGTCACAGGAGGAGAGGCTAGGGATTCCCAATTCAACCaggaaagaattttttttttttttttaaaaaaaaagtaagacgATCACAAGTCCAACTGTTTGGTTGATTAAGTCTACCTTTcacttaatttcatttaaaattcttCACAGCTCAAAGATTCATGCCTTGAGATAGTTAAAGATTGTCTAACAAATCTTATTATTTAGCCTATGGAATCTTATTCTTCATGAGCAGATGGTGGCTCTGGCTCCCAAATATCGTAGTTTGGGCGTTCTTTATTTCATTCGCTGGTCAAAAGCCCTTAGAGTAACCTTTGCTCCCAATTCAagattcattatcaattaaacTCCATTGGAGTTGGCCTAGAGGTAGTGCTACTATTTAAGATTCTAGGCTCAAGTCTTGCATGAGGTCATCATTGCAAAAATCTTCTTGTTGAGGGTCTGGGCTCTGATATctaatgctaataaaaaaaaattcttttttaattaagaattttttttaattataatattaaaagaaaggaaaaatttATGAATGTCAATTTGATCTAGTCATCTTGTTTATCTTTACAAGTAGTTATCGCTTAGATTTATTTTCCGGTTCTTAGGAGTCGATGTGCCTAAGATATTTTCACAGTTGCTGGGACTTTCAAGTAGCAGCAATTTTCTATTGTTAAACCTGATTTGACTAGTTCATGAATAGAGTAGATTAACCTAGTTTGATCTAGTTATATCTATAACAACATTGTTTCaaggatttgttttcaaagttaaaatgatgttattttttaaaaaataagatcagGTTTTGATCAGGTAGCGAGTTGATCAGGCAACGCTAATTCAtcacttgatttaatttgaaatctaGCTTGAATTAAGAGCTAAGTCAAGTTTAATAATGGAGGTTCTTAGGGATTCGTTGATGATGTTGCAAgttatttgtaattataattaaaaacactaTATGATGATGCTCTAAAATACAATATGCTAGGGAACTTGGGTTTTTGAGCGTTTGGATAATGAATGATAACACGTTCATGTCAATTTCCTATTTTCCAGAACTGAGGACTCAAATGATTGGTGATAAAGACCtgatttcttataaaatagTCTATTTTAGTGGGATTTAAGGACCCTTCAATGATTAAGTCAGTGGTTTTATAATAAGAAGTTATGGTAAATGAGTATGAAATTCTAAGAACAAGaatgtttgtttttggtttgtgtATGATAAATGCTAAAAACATGTTATGAGAGAGTCAAGATTGTAAACCTTTTATCTAGATAATTCAGAGGATATTTATAACATTTGTACCTTGAACTTCTTTCTTTGAGGGGttgaaagtctttttttttttttttttttttaacattcaagTGGGAAGGGAATCCCCTacatcaatattaatgttgatattGATGTTaatgtaaatttaatatttatatgaatattttcttACACGACATTAATGTTGATGAGAATATCATATGCCTATATGAAGCGGCCCTATGTCATCTTATATGTAACATTAATGTCGATGGGATCAACTTTTATAATAAACATTAATATAACATCCTTTTAAGCCCAAAGGTATCTAAGTTGAATGCGTGGTTGAGTCCAAAGGAGTTGGGTTTGGCATCTTGTTAGACCTACATGTGTTTGGGCCTGATACATATCCGAACTTAAAAAAGTTGGGTATGTCATCTTGTCAGACCCATATGTGCTTGGGCTTGACACATAACTGAGCCTAAAAAAGTTGGGTTAGACACCTTGCAAGATCCACATACGCTTGGTTCTATTGCATGGTTGAGCCCAA contains:
- the LOC118038954 gene encoding uncharacterized protein isoform X2, giving the protein MASLSSQQVLKEKQTRDANTITSISLTHRALSDGLSSCVKLKWLSVVQNKLESLKGIESLSNLTVLNAGKNKIKSIDEVRSLVSLRALILNDNEIVSICKLDQMKELNTLVLSRNPIREIGESLFKVKSMTKLSLSNCHLQTIGSSLKSCIELKELRLAHNDIKTLPAELAYNKKLQNLDLGNNLITRWSDVKVLSSLVDLKNLNLLGNPIAENAKITKKVQKFLPNLHIFNARPVDKSARNEISGRADDSSLIPTNELDYHSEKKKDHTRDVNSSKHVTDQRSDHFDNASDDGEKDLRQKRKKTKGKVSKMEEASTDEQDDAVIEKKLKRKKPHEELLKNNDDRTKVEKKLKSKKSRKELSELDIIDNREVSFADLFSVDTVENLKHNSESKTVDKSGINALGGLLTVSAKKKKTKNQGLVSTVPLSPAVEVGMGGPSTWGDE
- the LOC118038954 gene encoding uncharacterized protein isoform X1 — encoded protein: MASLSSQQVLKEKQTRDANTITSISLTHRALSDISCLSEFQNLERLDLAFNNLTSLQGLSSCVKLKWLSVVQNKLESLKGIESLSNLTVLNAGKNKIKSIDEVRSLVSLRALILNDNEIVSICKLDQMKELNTLVLSRNPIREIGESLFKVKSMTKLSLSNCHLQTIGSSLKSCIELKELRLAHNDIKTLPAELAYNKKLQNLDLGNNLITRWSDVKVLSSLVDLKNLNLLGNPIAENAKITKKVQKFLPNLHIFNARPVDKSARNEISGRADDSSLIPTNELDYHSEKKKDHTRDVNSSKHVTDQRSDHFDNASDDGEKDLRQKRKKTKGKVSKMEEASTDEQDDAVIEKKLKRKKPHEELLKNNDDRTKVEKKLKSKKSRKELSELDIIDNREVSFADLFSVDTVENLKHNSESKTVDKSGINALGGLLTVSAKKKKTKNQGLVSTVPLSPAVEVGMGGPSTWGDE